In the Pelmatolapia mariae isolate MD_Pm_ZW linkage group LG10_11, Pm_UMD_F_2, whole genome shotgun sequence genome, AGATAAACATCACACACCTCACTGACGCTCGTTCTTCGTGCTGCTGGATTAAAATGGAGTTGATGGAGTCGACGCTGATCAGCCTTTGTAGAACTGAACGCTCCAGAAAGGCTGGAGTTTAAATGAACGAACGAACCAGAAAACAGGGGTAGAAAGGAGTCTTTAATAACAATTAAACCATATAAAAATTTGTATGTACAAGTCAAAATATAAGGACACATTTAGGAAGTTTGAGCTTCTTAGACGAATAAAGTCCTCAGAGTCAGGAAACATCCAGTTCTGTGTAAACAAAGCCGTCCGATCCCGGTCTGACATTTCTGATGTTTGTAATGTTTCTTATTGACTGGTTCCATCATTTTAATGTACTTTTAGTCATTTATTTAACTATTCCTCATTCCTACTGTTATTTATGTGTTGATCTTTCTCATTTTTtgatatttcagtttttctgacTGATGCTGCAAATCAAAATGATCCTGTAggaatctaaggagcttggaaagaaaagcgtctggacttctttaaaattctttgaagatgtttcacctcatccaagaagcttcttcatctggtttatgacaccaactgtctgccatctataatccatctttgagatccttcccagatgccttaccgcccactcacatcctgggcctactgacctcagtaaatcgcatgatagggtggggctaggtttcactaTGGGTTTACCCAAAACCTTTGCTGTTTGTGACCttcacccgttttcacaccttggctggtGTGATTAGGTAGATGATCAATATGtctgaaggttctcagtcatccaggtcatcgtagtctaaggagcttggaaagaaaagcgtctggactttgcttgaagacgtttcacccgtgacccacacccgttttcacaccttggctcatgtgattaggtagaggatcatcagggggtcctttgtccctctttggggggacactcccacggGGTTTAAATTaaggctgggtatcgtcactgatttctagaatcgattcgtttccaattcacaaggtcccgaatcgattcgatccacgattcgattcgattcgattcgattcaattaaatttgatttgaatctgggaaattttgacagtcagaaatattataattcagatcagtacatttacatatttttgtatctataaaaaggaagctgacacacgcaagactttatcaaaggtgtgagcgtcacagcagatgcctttgtgtcaaagtagctgaagataaaacacagaaaaacatgaaggtggttttcctggcctgggattttataaaaatattctgcagtacatcaaaaatgaaagaaaaccattaatcaacatatgaacattacctctgatgttacagcagttttattagagacacggctaagcgttttgcattttgcataattttaaaaagtttaaatttgttcagtattgaacgggagaaattaggttttcttttcggaagtatgtaaaacgaaaaaaaaaaaccagcggctgacagcgctgtaaacaacagtagacttgtgcgtaacaagcaagcgaataatgcagaaaacagatttttagacgggaaactgttcttgaagtacagagagagagagagagagagagagagctgtgcatgacgtgtgattttatcgtgggtgaagcaaaacagtaaaagtcagagtgatttcatgacgatgtttatgtgaagcgtactTCTTTTGCttctggttcagtcaatattgtttggagagagataaaactaacagctttagaatcagcgcaaaaagggcgtgaacacaaagcgcggacctgtcgaaacatcagaatcagcgagctgtcggctttcagccccgaccgtgtccgtgccgtcaggtgagaaaggcgacatctcactgattctgatccgcgggtccgcgctgtgtgtttacgtctttgtgcagaatccatgtacctgctctcatttactgtcttagctgtttggtggttgttgaaattttgtgaggtttcacctgagattctggcgtttcgggcaaaataaatgaCTGACCTAACAACTCATCTCTTAAAAAAAGGTACAGTAATCAACTTACTAAGTGATCTTCATTGTatgttgtttctttgttgttgcgCCAGTTCATTTCCccaaaacagaaggtttgaggGACAAgtgggtggagcttctgtgATAAGGGCCAGAATTGGAGATCACCACTATTAGGATAATCCCCCCTCAATGACATCACACActacaaaagtttaaaaaagaaaaccccacaaaacagcaaaaacctgAGTGGCTCACAGTGAATATCTGTAAACATGATGATCACATTATCTGAAATTTGAAAGTgtataaatgaaaagaaagaaaagcacaacAGGTTCAGTCTGTGCTGCTAGAAACAAACAGAATGTGTTtctatgtcttgatgcatgctcaatcatccaggtaagtaaatctccaaacgTTGATCATCTGgccgttttcagtgggagaaacgtttcgtcactcatccaagtgactgcttcagtctcagctgactgcaggtttccccaatcaacttttggagaatgTGTTACTATGAAAGAAGGTGAAGGAAATCACTGTCAGATCATTTCTACATGTTTAAACCTGAAttcagcagaaaataaaaaaaataacagaacaaagctaaaataaaataaaaagattaaatattaaaataaaaacacagaacagcACTGTAATCCTCCCTAATCCTTGATTGAGTAAAATATTTATGAAATCAATGATGCCATTTTGATTGTTACCTGTGGATCATGAGCTGCTGTCTGACAACTTCTGCACCAGATCATTCCTGTTAATTTTCTGCAAAACCTTCTTGGTCACCTCCACAGACTTTTCTGTGTAGGTCTGTAACATCAGATCCACCAGGTTACAGGTGCTGGCCTTCTCCAGTCGGCTCTCTGGGATGGGTTGGAGCTCCACCAAAACATCACGGTCCCGCAGGAACCACTTGAACTTTTCAAGTTCGTCCTTTTTCAGATCTTCCAACATCCCCAAAAGCTTCTCTCTGTCTGAGTGGTCTGTTAAGGCCTGGCAAAATTTAAAACAGACAAAGTGACATGATTTGgaaatgattttatttgtgGATAACAAATTAATACAATTTAATCAGGACTGTTTTTAATTTACTGATATTTTAAACTTACTTTCTGCATCTGTGCAGAGAGATCTTCATTCACAGAGTGTTTCTCTGAGgacgaaagaaagaaattaaaaagaaatattctCACTAAcgaatgtttttctttgtcacaCAATAACGAAGCAAATGAATCTGTAATCGACTGCTCTGTGATCAAACAGCCAGGACATAAAGTAAGAGAAATTTTGCTGACACTCAGAAGAGGGTTTGAAGTGAAGATGTGTCAAACATGATGCGACTCGACAGATACCCAATATTAAAAGACTGAGACCAGAATCAGAAAATCTTCATAAGGACTGATCTGTGTATTTAGTTTGCTGAGTTCACAGAGAGATGAGTGGGACATGAGGAGTCCCATCAGTGTGAACACTTCGGTGCATCATCGTCTTCAGGCTCAGATCCAAACCCCGGCTGTTTGCTGTAGATGTTTCTATAGCTCATCATAACACTGCATGTGCTTATCAAAATACATAATATCTTATGAACATAAAAATCACCATCAAATGCTACAAAATGCATCCCCTCTACTTTTCTTAACAAAAAATTTAACATTAAGAACACCAAGGAGAGAAAAGGCcacatttataaaatatattttattgtctAAATACTGATCCAAAAGTTTCAAAAACATCATTTTTTGATCTTCCTTGCAAATTTAACATTTCATAAAGTTAAGCAGGTTTAATTTTTTGAGGTTAGTTCCTCGTGTGGCTTTCTGTTTGTAATTTCTTCCTTTGTTCCTGTTCACACCTGTGTTACTGTGTAGGTTTAAGTGCCTGGAATATTTACTGTAAGATGATGCAGCAGtaactgtttaaataaaactcATCTACACAAAGCTTTAAACACATAACACACTGCTCCGTGATCGATTTGTCATAATCAGGAAAATGTCCAGCTGTAAAATGTAACAGCTGTAAAAGTGACCTTTTACAAGGAGCTGCAGACAATCTActtgtaatctgattacatttcATGTTGAACTTGTTCACAGAATGAGATTCAGTGATTATATGATGTCAAAAAACACTCAGTGTCATAAATTCAGAGTCTGACCTTTGACACATATTTCACTGAAAATCGCCTAAATCAGTCTCAGTGGGTTGAATCAGAACTCACAGTCTATAAAGATACTTTGTTTCTGCATAAACTGCAGAGGTTTAAATCAAATTACCCACCAAGACCTGACAATCCTCCAAGCTCTGTTTAATCCAGGACTACCTTAAGCACTTCATCTTAATCTCTTCTAAATATTTTCATCTGCAGTTCATAGACTTTAGCTCAGCATTCAGCACCATTATCCCCCGAAAACTGTTGGACAAACTCAGCAAGTTGGGACTGAGCACCTCTCTCTGCACCTGGATACTAGATTTCCTGTCAGAGGGACCTCAGTCTGTCTGAATCTGCGACATCTCCAGCACCATCAAGCTGAGCACAGGAGctcctcagggctgtgttctcAGCCCTCTGTTGTTCACTCTCCTGTCACACGACTGCACCGCCCTACACAGCTCTAACCACATCATCAAGTTCGTTGACGACACAACCGTGGTTGGACTcatcagcagcaacaacaagtCAGCGTACAGAGATGAGGTTCAGCAGCTGTCGTTCTGGTGCAGTGAAAACAATCTGTCACTGAATGTGGACAAAACCAAGGAGATGATCTTCGACTTCAGGAAGACTCGCTCCACCCACACACCACTCAGCATCCGTAGTTACATGGTAGAGACGGTTAACAGTACCAAGTTCCTGGGAGTTCACATCTCAGATGACCTCACCTGGACCACCAACACCACCTCTATCAccaaaaaggcccagcagcgccTCCACTTCCTGAGACGCCTGAAGCGGGCCAACCTCCCACCCTCACCGTGTTCTACAAGGGCACCATAGAGAGTGTTCTGACCAGCTGCATCCCCGTGTGGTTTGGAAACTGCAAAGTCGGCGACCTCAGCCAGCTACATCGGATCGTCAAAGCAGCTGTCAAGATCATCGGAACATCTCTCCCTGTGCTACAGGACATCTTCCACAAGCGCTGCATCAGTAAGGCCTCCTGCATCATGCTTGACCCCTCACATAGACTCTTTTCCCTCCTTCCATCCGGCAGACGCTATCGCAGCACCGGGGCCTGATCCTCCAGACTGCGAGATAGCTTTTTCTCACAAGccatcagactcctgaactcacTACCGGCTCCCCCACtgccccccaccacacacacccacacaaaccaCTAACTGACTCTATTGGACTCCACAGACCACTGCCTTTGTAAATACAGATGCTGCTCTATGGACAATCCTACTCTCAGGAATCCTGCTTTAAATCCACTTTAAATCTCAATTGTAAATTTTAGACTGTTATTAACCCTTTTTACCTCAAAGTGTATATTTACTCCCCTTACCTCAGTATtaaagtgtatatatatttattcttccTATTCTTACTCTTcctatatttattgttgttctttttcaCTGTATGGAATTGGAGCCtcatcgtctcgtctctctatatactgaaCTGTATATAGctgagatgacaataaagtttactttgacttgacTTTGACTGTCTAAACCCGAGCCAACCACACACATCATATCCATCAGGTATTACAAAGACTCTTAGAAAACTGTTTGTTAGTCAAGGGGGAGAAATGTaaattttattctgtttcattTGTCGGGTTCCTTTTGGTCACATAAGAGTTGATCCAGCCAAGATAATGATTCATGCGATGGTGAACTCTCACTGATTTCATCAGGGACTATTGCAAAGCTCTTTCCCTGCTAACCTGCCGAACTTCTCCCAAGAAACTTTTACAGTGGAGCACCTCTGCACAGCATGCTTCTGACTATCTAAACATTGTTTGCTTTGGCTCCCATTCTGGCACATTCTAGTCTGACCCTTCTCTTCAGTTCATAATTGaagtggatgcctccagcaggTAATTCATGGTACTTTTTTACGTGTCATTTTTTACCTTTGACATAACCAGACTCTGGATGGTCATCTTCTGtcaaaggaaatgaaaaaaatcatattatAGTTTAATTGGAAGGTAAGCAAAAACATCAAACTGCTACACACACTTTTCAACTTGGTGTCATAAAATGGAATATAACtcattttcctttgtttcaTTTCATGTCTTACTTCCATAGTTAATATTGCTTAATATCCACTGACCTTTTCGAATTTCACAGGTCCACAGTGGGTCATCAGGTTCACCAACAAGTGGTTCAGTGTGCAGGAGTGCAAGTATGAGTTCACTGCCTGGATTCTTAATGTACACCTCATAGAGGTTTTGATTATTGTATCTGAGGGTTAACgcctgtaaaagaaaaaaaaatcaggcagTTAGTATAATTAGGTGTTAATTTATTTAAACTACAATAAAAGAGATTTCCACTGTTCCTTGTTCAGGCTACATGACAGTGTCAGACCTTTATGCACCAACTGTGGTTCTGCTCTCTCCGGTCCAGGATACTGTCCATCTGTGCAGCTGACCCCATGCAGCATGTAGGCTTCAGTATTCACACTCAGGCAGAGGAAATCCTCTGTGCCAGAGCTCCTCATGGTGTCAAAGACACGTGTGCCAATTATTTGCATGTTGTGTGGCCAAATGTTTGTCGTGTTAGAGGTATTTAGCCTCTTTGTTGTTGGatcattactcaaaaaagtaattattttacatattaTGCAGAACTTAATTCCTAAAAGTAATTCAAcatgttacttaattactcccaggaaaagtaattcattattcatcaccagagatgggcagtaacgcgttactgtaatccgattacttttttcaagtaacgagtaaagtaaggtattactattgcaaaaacggtaattagattaccgttaatttcccgtaggaacgctgcattactgcgttactaaaaccgtgatttttttgcgagaatgtctcatgataatgacgtaagcgagtgcgacgttcgtggcaacagctgtgtacagatcaacaatggataatataacgagtgcggagagagtatgagcgtgcagcgtttaaagcgtggaagtactgaccttactttgagtttgattacataaaaagtgacaaaaacattagcgtccgttgtgcgtgggaagaaaacttctttttacagcaaaaaaaccccctaaacttccaagcaagcaccgagtgcgctacgacgtaatgggaaactcacagagaaactcgcggattcttcaactgaccgctgcggcacacctgcaccagggcaaacctccgcctgccccactcctgctttacaggtgaaaatagagcaacaggaccgctgagtctttgattttatttattttctgctgtgttttacttgcatctatttgaaagactgagtgtaaacacaaaaaatattttattttatgtgctggaatgtgcagaaaataggtttaaatgttaaacaaatttcttccagtcagagaatgttgcatataattaaattttggcttgatgcataaagttaaaagattaaaactaataaaacaagttttaaaaagagacgtttccatttgattacattttgtatgatggattatgcagaaaaagtagaattgggctgaaaaatctattgctttatcacctattcaggttgtaaatcgtgtttttaaaaagtaactaagtaactaggTAATTAATTACACtttaaaataagtaatcagtaaagtaacgggattactttttgggggaagtaatcagtaattagttactgattacttttttcaagtaacttgaccaacactgttcaTCACATTACTTTTGTGTTACACTGTAAAGTAGCCTGAAATGCACTGTCACACAATATCCAGCTAATAGTATAAACCTTAGTCTACAGTCACACACCGACACAAATCCCTGTCCGAATATTATCTCTCTGTCATATTTCTCTTAGTATTTATCTGTCATGGTTCTGGATTATTTTgtcccagcattttgagtttatggtGTTTTGGTGATTTTGTGGTGTGGGGAGAAGGGACTGATCTGGCTAAAGGAGCAAAGAcagcacagacagagctggGCAGTGCTAAAAAGTAACTGAGTGCAGAAACTGTTTGGAATTAAAAATTACACTGTGAACAAGAAACACTGTGTGCAAGGTGGACGTGTGGGGGGTTACATAGTGGCTGAAGTGCTACATGTAGGCCCACCTGCGGTTGGATCTTTGTACTTGCGTTGTCGGCTCTGAGACTGAACAGACGCTCAGTTTGCAGGTACTTGTCTGGATGATGCTTTCTGATTCTTTTAAATCCCTCACAGGATTCTCTGTCGTCAAATCTCTGtttaagaaatacagaaaagaataaagcaaaaacagcaATATTCTCGTCTCTGATTTAAACCAATTTAAGCAATAAGATTTTTGTGAGAGAGGGTCTGCAGTACAGACATTCTTCTCATTGCgttcaatataaaaaaaaaacattcttctttcagtgtctcttttgtcttttgtcagTCGGTCCTAATGTTTGGAATCTTGTCCAGTTCCACATTTACATCATTAAGATGTTCAGTTACCTGTTCCAGAGCAGGATCCTGTCGTATCAGGTAGACGTGGAGTTTGAGGAAAGATGTGTTGAGTTTATAGTACATCAACATGTAACAGCTGATTTTTGGAGGAAATATGAAACGTATCAGAGCCCCTATTATCGAGAAATTTGGTTCAGTTAACTTGACATGTGATGGTGTGACCTCAGACACTTTTTCCACAACATCTCCACAGTCATCTATGTGAACGACTGCAAACATGTCCAATATGTCAGGGACGTCATCTGCAGgagaacacaacaacacaaacatggtGAGAAGAACAGTTTATAACAGTTTGTGCGCTCACTGTCAGAAATGTCAAACATCTGAAATTCTTCCTTCATGTCCTCTTACCGATGCAGATCCAGTGTGGCAGGTGAACTTCATTTAACTTCCCAGCAGTGACTGTGACGTCCATCAGAGGACCTGCAGGCATGTATTGTCTGCTCTCCATCCTCTCCATGTGTCCCTCCCAAGATCTAAACTGGTACTGAAAGCTGGTCTTTCCCTTACAGACCCAGCGCAAGCCCGAGACTCTGCATTCAAAGTGTCCTGCTGCAGACTGAAGGCTGAAACAGGAATTAAATACACACTCATGAAGGAACAACAGAGTGAATGGAAACACAGAGAGTAGTCGTGTGAATTGGATGCAAAATGAAGAATTTCCTCTGAGAATAAATCCAAAGCTGAACTGTTTCCTGTAGTTCCAGTTTGCTGTGCTGCAGCATTCAGGAAGTTGATTTACCTGTAAGTTGGAGCCTCGTCTGCATCTGTACTGTTCACCTCAGGTTCAAGTTTAGTCCAATCACTGGAGTCCTGCTGCAGAGGACAGTCAATAAGTACACATGTTGATTTTTGTAATctgacagaaagaaacaaacagaaagaaactttAGGAATAAATGGAGGAATGGAAGGGATTACCGTCATGCTCTGACAACCTTCAAGCTCTGAACTTCTTTCAGTTTCTCGTCCTTGTTGAGACACAAAGAATTCAAATGAATGATGTTATGCTGACATATAAAATCATCCTCTAActgtccacatgtttgctgtttgATCACTTTATGCTGTGCAGTGCTGCTTCAACATCAGAACAACATGTTCAGCAGGACGTGCAGCTGAGTGACGTCTAAGATGATCAAAAGTTGATGAATTCAAATATTCTCACCAGTGATGTCAGaacaagacagagagagagagaaaggttgGATTCAGTTCTGATGATTTATGCAAAGTTATTTTTGTACGTCTGTTGTGTTgctcattttgtgtgtgtgtgtgtttgttgattAACAGTTATTAGAACAAATTCAATATAAacttataaaaatgtaaatattaaatatttctgAGTCACACATGTTTGTGTAACATGATTTCTTTTGGTTTCACCTGAGCTGCTCTCTGACAGCCTCAGCATCAGATCAGGTCTGTTCATGTCTGTTAAAACCTCCCTGGTCACCTCCACAGACTGATGACCAAGTTCATCCATCATCAAATCCACAAGCTCTTCTGTCCTGGTTTTATACATCTGTATTTGTGGCAGGCCCATCTTAAAGCACGTGAATGGCAGCAACTGCTTGAATTTCTTTAGATCCTTTTGACTGAATTCATTCAGTGTTTCCAAGAGAATCTGTCTAACAGCTTCCAGTTCTTCTAcctgaaaaatcaaaataatttaataagtTACTGTATAAAATCTCTGTTGGACAATTTAAAGATCGAAATTATGGAAATGAAACATTATTTCATTTCCATCAGTACTAAAacctaaatgtttttttttctagattttGTGAAAGCTGAGTTAAAGTCACACTCACTCTCTTCAACAGTGCAGCTCCATGTTCATCCACAGAGTGTTTCTCTGAGGAGGAAAGACATTTACAATCAACTCTGAGGATTCAAACATCATCACACATCCAAGTAGAATCAGCCTTCAGACGACACagatgatttaaaaagagaaaatattgtaaCACACAATAAAATGAGATAAGAACCCTAC is a window encoding:
- the LOC134635631 gene encoding NACHT, LRR and PYD domains-containing protein 1 homolog; this encodes MGLPQIQMYKTRTEELVDLMMDELGHQSVEVTREVLTDMNRPDLMLRLSESSSGRETERSSELEGCQSMTQDSSDWTKLEPEVNSTDADEAPTYSLQSAAGHFECRVSGLRWVCKGKTSFQYQFRSWEGHMERMESRQYMPAGPLMDVTVTAGKLNEVHLPHWICIDDVPDILDMFAVVHIDDCGDVVEKVSEVTPSHVKLTEPNFSIIGALIRFIFPPKISCYMLMYYKLNTSFLKLHVYLIRQDPALEQRFDDRESCEGFKRIRKHHPDKYLQTERLFSLRADNASTKIQPQALTLRYNNQNLYEVYIKNPGSELILALLHTEPLVGEPDDPLWTCEIRKEDDHPESGYVKEKHSVNEDLSAQMQKALTDHSDREKLLGMLEDLKKDELEKFKWFLRDRDVLVELQPIPESRLEKASTCNLVDLMLQTYTEKSVEVTKKVLQKINRNDLVQKLSDSSS